The genome window gcctttcccccccccctttcagtTGACGTCCTGGATGTAAAGACACTAGGCTGTGTGAAAGCAGAGGAGTGTAATGTGGAGACCACCGTGGAGCTCGTCTCCAAGAACACCGTCTTTGTCATGACCAAACACTGTTGCGACACCCCCTTCTGCAACGCTGCATTTAAGCTGACGGCTGACAAGCTGTCGAGCGTCACTGCAGCCTTCCTGATGTCCTGGTGCGTCGCAGGGATCTCGACACACTGAGAAGCCAACGtttattcattgtgtgtgtgtgtgtgtgtgtgtgtgtgctgccaATATGGGGGGAAGATAACAAATCATCAGTGACACAGGTTTTTGCATGGACAGTTGCAAAACAAATATCAAAACATACTTTTGGCAGATACATTTGTCTCTATTTTGTAACCACTTCATCTGACGAAAGCAGCGGTGGGGAACCTAATCAAGGCCCACAATAAatttatgaaagaaaatatgCGACAAtcaaaaacgttttatttttatatgagCATCTGTGGGCtcaatgttttggggatttttaaAGCAATTCCTTTCAGGTTTTATTGGTTTTTAGAACTACATGGTGGACCAGATAAAATGTGGAATGTAGGTTCCCGACCCTTGGGCTAAAGGATAACCAATAAAAGCATCCAACTTCAGATACCAACTCACTCAAGTAAATGTAGTGGAAAAACATGTGCTTCAGTacaacaaattcaaaatttgtACGTTAACAAAATGAACAGTAAGTACAAAGCATCAGAATTGTTGTCCAGTATTTTGGAACCTTATTTGGTGACGGAGGAGAACAGTTCAGGTGTCCTGCAGCTGTCCAGCAAAGGGCAGAACCTCCTCTTTCATGAAGCGCTGCACATCCAGACTGCCATCATCCAGGTCGAGGCTCATAAATCTCTCCACCAAAGCCTTGTATCTGTCAAACACGCACCTGGATGTCTAATACACACTCCAAACTGCTGGCTAAACAAGAAGTTGGACCAACCTATTGGCCTGCTCATCTGACGACACACTGTCAATACGCTGGATGGCTCTTCCCGTCCTGTAAAGCTCAGACACTTCCAGCCCTCTCTGTACGAGGTTGGCAGGCAAGCCGGCCAGCCGAGCCACGTTGGCGGCGTAACTGGACTGGCAGACGCCTTCCTTCAATTGGTAAAGGAAAACCAACTCATCTCCATCTACCGCTGTGTCTAGAGtctgaaacacaaacaacacgcacacaTCCTTGTCAGGTAAAACCAATCGTCAGACTCGGTCAACGGGTAGTTCTGTTATCTCCAAAGCTCTGCAGAACATCATGTCAATAGCTTAAAGCCTCATCCTGCACTCAAACACTCCAGgctgctgtttaaatattgCAGTGAGAGGATCTGCCTGTACCAGGAGAGACAGCAGGCTGGAAGGGGGTAATAGACCCGGCTGAAGCAAACTGTAAAAGTTAGTGGCCAGCAGGATGTGAGGAACGTCCACTGGAGCTTTCCTCAGCCAGTGAGAGATGGTCGCGGCCAGCAAGGACAAGCCATCCACCTGTATGAGGGAAATTGGACTGATTGGTTTGATAGAATTCTTTTTAAAacgttaacaaacaaacaacaaaacaaacaagatttgaacaaaaaacattgaaataaaatctaattataCATATTAAAAAAGGAGTAGAAAGAAGTAAAACTATTTGCTCCAACCTCTAGCTCTACTTCATTATAATGCTATTTAGAACATCAATATAGtactataataatataataacaataataagttggaaatattaatatatacacaTCCTTATTCCTATACTGTGGATCCCCGCTATTCGCAgaggatagggaccgggccggCCCCGGAATAGCAAAAGTTCACGCATAATTAACGCCCAATAAAATTGCattgcaaaaaacatttttttcccccgtaatttttttgtttcgttttttttaaactaaaaaaatatatatattcttgaataagcggggagaAACCGCCACTAAGCGTTTTTTTTAggttgccccccaaaaaacaaacaacaacaacaaaattgtgggaaaaaaaatgaaaaacaattgaaataaaatcaGTGGATagtacaataatacaaatgattatATCAGGAAGAGCAGTATGTTGAATTTGAACAATGATAAGTCAAAAGTCAAGTTCAACTCATCACGCAAAGCCTTGAATGCTTCACATTGTGCACAGTCCCAACAATTCAAACGTGAGCTAGCCAACAGATGATGATGTGTGGAATTTGTTTTCGAGAAAAGCTGGTCGTTTTCCACCATCGTCAGCttagtttttttaatctatGAATTTCTAGAAATACCTTCATCATGCATGCCTTTAACAATAGTAAGCGAATGTACACGTAGCcaaaacatgcaataaaaaGTGCAGTCTGCAGTCATTTGGATCTGCAAGTATTTGGGCGTAAATGTTTCCTCCGAGATAGTTTTAGCACTTGCCGGTAATAAAGCATTAAAGCTCCCATTTGTGTTGGCTCTGAGGCAGAAGACACTCTTTCAAGCAAAAACTGCCTCATGTATTCAACCTGTGCAATGACGACACCAAATGATttgtaaatgaaaatgtcacagtGTGTGAAGCTTTGTTCGAgtgtttaaataaaatcatgaatGATTGAGACCATATTTACTTGtatcatttatttactcaactgaaGAGAGTACTAGGCAACTGTTAGGGGTTAATGGAGGCCgatattactttattttattgtcaagAATGCATTTTTATACTGATATTCAATAATACACctgattaaaaaacatttacaatacagaaatttttaataaaaaatctaTATAACTACATTGTATTGCATTGTATTGTAATTGATAAACTATATAATGATGTATGTTATGATATATTGTATTATGGCCTCTCATTCACAAAAGAGTAGATCTCTACGTGTCTATTTGGGCtgctgtttatttattcaagtggaCGACGCACCCGCAGCAATTAAGGAGAGGAGACATTAGGccgctgttttgaaaataacatttcctATGATACAATGcaattctacaccactgcaaattacACTGGCATTAATAAACTTGGAACTACATCTTGTTAAATGAATACGTCTCTGACAGTGCCAATTAAAACTGAGCAGTTGTTATTGTTAAAAAGGCTGAATTATGGATacatacagctcttgtattggatctcattagattgtgcaagtggtcataatgttgcgAATGGTGGGTGGCACATGTTAAGCTGCAGCTCAGCAtgaaataatacagtaaatgttgGCTGGTGCTGGTTTCGAGAGTTTTAATGAGCACGTTCCCTGTGCATGTAGGCGAATGTGTTTCTGTTTTCCTTACAGTGTTTGTCCCTTTTCCAAATTCATCAACGAGGACTAATGAGCCGCCCGTGCTGCTGTTGACTGCCTGGGacatctgggaaaaaaaaaaaaaaatgagttgtCACGTTGCGTGGGTGGATTAGTGGGCTGTCCAAATATTTTGACAGTTGCAGTTGGGCGTAGTAGAGCTGGATGACAATTGTTCTGgaatttgatttatttccacACGCCATTCGTGTGtttgcatgcatgcgtgcgtgtgtgcacatCAACCTGGTTTAGGTCAATCATAAAGGTGCTGAGGCCCACAGACACAGACTCTCTGCCCGGCATGCAGGTAAATATTGCGTCCACCAGGCCTATCTCGGCGCCCTTGGCAGGCACGTCGGACCCAATGAGAGCCATGAACACAATCAGACCGACCTAGTAAACAAATATCAACAAATGACGTACGGGAAAACAATAGTCGAAACACAAGATCATGAGTCTGAGTAGGGGACTTCACAACACGGATGGTGATTGCAAATGTACAGCTAAAACCCTGATAGGTTTGATAAGATTTGACAAACTAGGTTATCTACCATCATGCTTTATCATCACATCTACAGTACATGTGTTGTGAGGAGGTTGTTGGAAGTGGTGAATCCCAAATCTAAGGCAGAGACGGAGAGCAACATTAACATTAgtacttaataataatacacgTAATAAATTCATTACATATGTCAatttgcggcggcacggtgctcgactgattagagcgtctgcctcacagttctgaggacaggggttcaatccccggccccgcctgtgtggagtttgcatgttctgcagctttggtggtcgctgaagcgaAAACTcgggagttcggtgaggccatggagaaagacttccggacggcttcaaggaaattgtccctgtgcctgtgtgggttttctccgcgcactccagtttcctcccacatcccaaaaacatgcatggcaggttaattgacaactttaaattgcccaaaggtgtgactgtgagtgcgaatggttgtctgtttgtatgtgccctgcgattggctggcaaccagttcagggtgtaccccgcctcctgcccgatgacagctgagataagctccagcacgcccgcgacccaagtgaggagaagcggctcagaaaatggatgcatggatggtcATACTGACATTAATACATTTCCATAAGCATTTTCTATCACTAATCTGGATTGTTTATTTGCATATTAAAAACCTATATCTAACGTAGTCTCAACATTAGGAAGAATATTGACTAATACCTTCATATCTGTGAATGTAAGAAGAGGCATACATTCATCAAGCCTTTCTATAATTTGCTGCTCAGTGCTTTGGAGGAGGACTTACAAAAAGACGACGACCATGTGTGATGGTTAGTTTGGGCAAGTCCTGTAAACACCGCATGTAGAGTAACGCAATGTTTCAAAAGCAGAAAAGACTGAGCCATATTTCAGCAATGCAGGCAATTGCACGCAAAGACCCATTACATGGCTCGATCACCTAAGAATGTGGAGTGGTGTCTAATATAAAGGCCAGGTGCCCTAATATGGTTGTATCCGCACCATAGGATCACGATAAAGGTTTTCTATTCTTATTCTATTCTGTGTCTTAgttccaaatatggttccttccCCTTCAAATGAATGCTTTACCTGCTTGAGGTAGATGCTCTTTCCAGATGAGTTGGGCCCAGTGATGATCTTGATTCTACCCTGTGACTCATAGCTCTCAAAGGAGTTGGCCACAAACACAGGAGAACACACCTCCAACAGCGGGTGTCTGGTGGGGAAAACACCAGCCGTCTTTTAACACTGCAATCGTTCAAATCTTTGATTTTGTCTGACAAGTGCCAACCTGCCCTGAGTGATGGATATTGCCTTGCGGCTGACGAGCTTGGGTGAGGTGTAGCCGTACTCTTGGGAGGCTTTGCTCAACGCCATCAGACAGTCCAGCTCAGCAGCCAGGTCCAGAACCTTCAAATTGTGAACGATCGGGGATGAGAAACTTTCCGTAATTCAAACAatgaaattaaaagaaaatacaaataaaaataaaaaaacttaccAACTACATGCACAATAATGAATGCCAATTATAACATTCTACCTTTTGTTTGATACTGTCAGAGAGCTACAGTATTTCacaatatattattatagtGGCTGTACTTTGCAATGGAGTATTATATCTTTTTCCAACACAAGGTGAGGAATATTTAGCCTCTCATGAAGCCAGCTCGGAAGGAATATTAGAGACAGCTCCCTTCTCTTCCCATTGGAATTTGCAGGGgttcctaatgttgtggccagtgagtgctCATCATATCGTTAAAGAGGGAGGCAGGTTTGAAAGATGTTGCTGAGATGCACAGTTACTTTATACAGGGCAGCGCTCCTCTCCAGGATGGCGTTCTGAAGCTGAGTCATGACAGTTGTCTCCATGTCTGGAAAAGAGACGGTTTACTATCAGCAGAGCATCTTGgccaatgttttgtgtttgtgtgagagaaATAACAACCTCTAATGTCGCAGTGCAAATCTCCCAGAAGGTTGTCAAGTTCCTTGGTCCTCTGGCTTCTGTAGTGCAGGCGATCCTCTGATAGAAACTAGCACACATGTCGCACGCATGAACACAAGTCGTACATATGTGACTGAGCATACAATCGCAATAAACGCGTTCAACTGTTTCAACTAGGGCCGAAACATTTATCAACTGCAAAATCAATGTGTGAACAGCTTCAACTGTGGtattgatgttttttccccccctagaAATCATTTGCCTCCTTTTAGCATTTAAGAGCCTACTTCTAACAAATTACAATCGGATGACACctgagaggcggcacggtgggcgtctggttcgagcgtctgcctcacagttctgaggaccggggttcaatgtaccggcattaccagacaactagcaaccctttattgctcagtgactgttttttttattttataaaaaaaaaaatttgtcaatgtctttatgtctcaaatgtgttctctgtcaattgactgtctgctgtcgtactggagcggctccaactactggagacaaaattccttgtgtgttttttttggacatacttggcaaataatgatgattctgattctgattcaatccccggccccgcctgtgtggagtttgcatgttctccccctgcctgcgtgactgtgactgcgaatggttgtttgtttgtatgtgccctgcgattggctggcaaccagttcggggtgtaccccgcctcctgccctatgatagctgagataggctccagcacggccgcgaccctagtgaggagaagcggctcaggaaatggatggatgacatctGGGAACGTCCTTGGAAAATTCTAACCTATTAGTGATGGACATAATAAGTGATGAGGCTACGTCAACGATTCTTTCGATTATGTGGAAATGAGTGTTGATTAATATTGCTTTGAAGCAGTTGAAGCAAAATGGAGTCTACATAGTAATCCCCCTCCATTGTGGGGATTACacgcaaatatatatataacgatATAGAAATATCCAATTTAAATACACGCAAATACTGTAGCACCCTTGAAGAGCAATGAAAACATGTTAATAAACGTGTGTTAATAAACCCACCATGAACTCGAGCCCCACCATCTCAAAGTCCTCTTTCTCCACCATGTTAGGCTGCCGAGGGATAGAGAGCAAGAACCCAATCTGGTGGGACAGCAATGTATGAGTGGCAATATGTCTGCGCATTCAGCCTATTATGCTGCTTACGCTGGCACAAGCTCTGCtactgaatgaaaaaaaagttttggggAGGGTAAAAGAGGAAgtaaaaaagaagaaggaaaccAGAGGGATGTAGATGACGCAGCAGGAGGGGATTCTGGCATCCAGGTGCGCCAGCTCTCTTCTCGCAACATCCGTCAGGAAGTGAGACAAGCCCGCCATCTGCCTTTTCTCTGACAGAGAAAAGCAGCATATACAAGATTAGTGATTCCCAGCCTCTCTGCCACGGAATATTTGTGTGTCCAATTTCACTCAATTGGcccaaaaatgcatatttactgaaaacaaataatgtatccttGTTCAAAGTTCATGTAGCTATGCCAGTGGCATGGTAATGTAATGattggaagaacatttaaatgctcttccactataTGGCAGACAGTACAATAAACCCGTGCATCCAACTGTTACAATCCATACATTAGAATATTCTTTGTGTTCAAGTAATTTTGTGGGTAAACTGAGATGAGATCATCGTTATTGCAGGATACGGCTGGTGTGAGGCAGAAttcttgcatctccaaaaccatcatttTTTCAGGAAAACATTGTTGTGTCATTAACATCCCATTGTTGAGTCATTAACATCCCATTGTCAAAGACAGCAAAccgttttcaacactttagattggtcaataatatGCAAAAAGAACAGACCTACGTGGGGATCGACCGAGAGAATCCATTTGTGTCACACTCACTCTCATCGATTGCCGGATCTATGTTTGGTTTGATGGTGAAGCGGTTCTCGGCCACGCTGGATTCAAAGTCCACCTGCGTGTCGGCAACAAGAAGCATAAAGCTCGTGAAGTGCGTGTTTCAGCGCAACTTGAACGAAGAAAGATCTGGTCGAGCACCACGCGGCTGATGAGAGAGGCGACGTGGTGGAGGTCATCAGAGAGGCCTTCGCTGATGTCCCGGAAAAGCTGAATGGACTGAGGAAGGTGGCGTACCGTATCTCTGACACATACTGCACTGTACACCGtcttaaaaaaagacacagtCAGCTCCACAAACTACAGTAGCACAACGCTATCTAATGAATGAGCCGTACAACGTGGTTTTACCTTGTAGAGACTCTGCCAGTCTGTCACTTTGGTATGTGAGAGAGACATCCTGCGCAGAAGAGTCTGCAACATACAAACAGGCTTTATGATGTCGGTAAGCGATCCCAGATGGAGCAACAAAAAGGACGATGTGAGTCTTAAGTACTGGGATGTTTCTGATGTTACGTAGCGACATCCGCAAAGTGTTCAAGGAGTCTGAATTCCGAGGTGACGTGAAGAAGCGGATCACTTCCTGTCTCCTGCGTAACACAGCGAGGTCCACTGTTGGCCGCAGGAACCACTGACTGGGGCGGAGAAGGACATCATAGTACAAGTCCGCTTGAACAGTTCCGTAAActatttaatatttacagtTCAGATAGTTGTGCGCTCAAGTATAAGTTACATGAAGAAAATTCACATTCCAATTGAAAATGCAAAGagcatgaaattaaaatgtaatcagaGTACCGGTAAACAAAGGTGGGAAAGTAGGAAGCATTTATCATGAGATATATAGataagatactgtatattgtgtataaaatacaacaggtgattcatttttaatcattatccatccacccaATCAATCTATAATAATGGGCTGCAGGATTTTTGTATATGTTTCTAAGTGGTACTACAGCAAACCCCACTCCATCatggggttacgttccagaccccGTCCGCGATAAGTGAAAATCCGCGATACCGGAATACCTacagaaatatccatccatccattttctgtaccgcttctcctcacgctggaccctatcccagctatctttgggcgagaggcaaggtacaccctgaaccggtcgccagccaatcgcagggcacattgaaacaaacaaccattcgtactcacattcacacctaagggcaatttagagttgtcaattaacctaccatgcatcttttggggatgtgggaggaaacaggagtgcccggaaaaaacccacgcaggcacggggacaatttccttgaagccgtccggaagtctttatccatggcctcaccgaactcccgAGTTTtcgcttcagcgaccaccaaagctgcattccgcttggccagccggtacccatcagctgcctcaggaatcccacaggccaaaaaggcccgataggactccttcttcagctcgacggcatccctcaccgttggtgtccaccgacgggttcggggattgccgccgcgacaggcaccgaccaccttacggccacagctccggtcgtcCGCCTCAGcgatggaggcgcggaacacggtccgcTCGGAcccgatgtcccccgccttccccggaacgtgagcaaagttctgccggaggtgggagtcgaaactccttttgacaggggattccgccagacgttcccagcagaccctcacaatacgcttgggcccgccacgtcggaccggcatcttcccccaccatcggagccgacTCACCAGCAGgaggtgatcggttgacagctccgcccctctcttcacccgagtgtccaagacatgcggccgcaagtccgatgacacgaccgcaaagtcgatcatcgaactgcgacctagggtgtcctggtgccaagtgcacacgtgggcacccttatgcttgaacatggtgttcgttatggataacccgtgatgagcacagaagtccaataacaacacaccactcgggttctgatcgggggggccgttcttcccaatcacgcccttccaggtctcactgtcattgcccacgtgagcactgaagtcccccagcagaacgatggagtccccagcgggagcactctccagcaccccctccaaggattccaaaaagggtgggtactctgaactgctgtttggcgcataggcacaaacaacattcaggacccatccccccacccgaaggcggagggaggctaccctctcgtccaccggggtgcaCCCCAatatacaggcgccgagccgggggcaatcagtatacccacacctgcttggcgcctctcaccgtgggcaactccagagtggaagagagtccaacccctctcaagacgaatggtaccagagcccaagctgtgtgtggaggcgagtccgactatatctagtctgaacttcttgacctcgcacaccagctcgggctccttccctgccagagaggtgacaatccacgtccctagagccagcttc of Phycodurus eques isolate BA_2022a chromosome 4, UOR_Pequ_1.1, whole genome shotgun sequence contains these proteins:
- the LOC133401838 gene encoding sperm acrosome membrane-associated protein 4-like translates to MRGQILCLLAVLMLMYAQGEEEEQLEQMMEAAGLGEEEESLQCFRCDLGFWDACYTTETNCSLGERCFTGRGKAVDVLDVKTLGCVKAEECNVETTVELVSKNTVFVMTKHCCDTPFCNAAFKLTADKLSSVTAAFLMSWCVAGISTH
- the msh5 gene encoding mutS protein homolog 5, whose translation is MAAMDEVGGGRGATFASTEEEEDSSEILLSVLAQQGQVGLCFYDSKDSSVHYMVDTPDNHELHLLARVIQEICPQVMITSAKQERCMTRFLLQLGSNPDYKPEVVFYPYLDFGLEVSRTRLVSAHLPFLPASISEKDKMAYLASCISFDAPLTLRALGGLLKCLDRRRVGVELEDSSVAVPIMNFNAYTLKGVVYIDREAYSVLQIFKSERHPSVYKLHSGEKEGLSLYGILNCCSCKFGSRLLRQWFLRPTVDLAVLRRRQEVIRFFTSPRNSDSLNTLRMSLRNIRNIPTLLRRMSLSHTKVTDWQSLYKTVYSAVCVRDTVRHLPQSIQLFRDISEGLSDDLHHVASLISRVVDFESSVAENRFTIKPNIDPAIDEKKRQMAGLSHFLTDVARRELAHLDARIPSCCVIYIPLIGFLLSIPRQPNMVEKEDFEMVGLEFMFLSEDRLHYRSQRTKELDNLLGDLHCDIRDMETTVMTQLQNAILERSAALYKVLDLAAELDCLMALSKASQEYGYTSPKLVSRKAISITQGRHPLLEVCSPVFVANSFESYESQGRIKIITGPNSSGKSIYLKQVGLIVFMALIGSDVPAKGAEIGLVDAIFTCMPGRESVSVGLSTFMIDLNQMSQAVNSSTGGSLVLVDEFGKGTNTVDGLSLLAATISHWLRKAPVDVPHILLATNFYSLLQPGLLPPSSLLSLLTLDTAVDGDELVFLYQLKEGVCQSSYAANVARLAGLPANLVQRGLEVSELYRTGRAIQRIDSVSSDEQANRYKALVERFMSLDLDDGSLDVQRFMKEEVLPFAGQLQDT